Below is a genomic region from Triticum dicoccoides isolate Atlit2015 ecotype Zavitan chromosome 5A, WEW_v2.0, whole genome shotgun sequence.
GCAACCGCCCCCGGAGCCCACCGGCGACGCGCTCGCGGAGTGCTTCCGCCTGTTGGATGAGCTCCCAGCCGCGGCAGCTTTGTCTCCGGCGTTCCGCCGCCACTGGCCGTCCATCTCCGCCTCCGTCTCGTCGCTCTCTTCCTCCCTCTCGCAGCCCGCCTTCCCGTCCTCCGCGCCGCTCCTCGCGCCCCTCGCGTCCGCGCTCTCGGCTCTCATGTCCGTCTGCAGTGGCCCTCCCCTCGGCCACCTCCACACCGTCTCGCtcctctcctcctccgccgcctcgctcTCCCAGCTCGCAGCCGACGCGCGCCTGCTCGTCTCCCCGGCCGAAGGCGATGGGTCTGAGTCCGACGGCCTGCTCTCTCGCCTCCGGCTTGGCTCGTCCGTTTCCCGAGCCGCGGCGCTCGACTCGCTCGCCGAATCTGTCCGGTCGTCCCAGCCGGGGTCGTGCTCTGCCACTGCTGTGTCTGCGGTCGCCGCGATGCTCGACTCCGGCGATCTCCTTCCGGCCACCCGCGACAAGGCCGTGTCCGTGCTGGCCGCGTTCGCGTCCTCCGAGGCCACTTGCAGGTTCTTGGCCAAGGAGTCGGGCACCGTCGTGCCCCACCTCTGCCGCGCGCTGGAGTCCGGCGGCGCCAGCACCGAGCAGGCGTGCGTCGCGCTGGAGCCGCTGACCGCCTCGTCGCGGGACGCGGCGGCGACTGTGTCGGCTCGTGGAGGCGTGGGCGCGCTCCTCGTGGCCTGCGCCTCCGGCACCCCGGCGTCGCAGGCCGCTGCCGCGGGCGTGCTCCGGAACATCGCCGCGTTCCCGGACCTGCTGCCCGCGTTCCGCGACGAGGGCGCGATCCCCTTGCTCGTGCAGCTCGTCTCGCTCGGCACCCCGCGGGCGCAGGAGCACGCGCTCGGCTGCCTCCGGAACCTAACGGCCAGCGACGGCGACGAGGGCCAGAGCCTCAAGGTCGAGGCGTTCCACGCAGGCGCCCTCGGCTGCGTCAAGGACTTCCTGGATTCGTGCCGCGGCGACGAGCCGGGCCTCGCGCCGGCGTTCGGGCTGCTCCGCAACATGGCCTCCTTCCGCGTCATCGCCGAGATAGCCGTGTCCGCCACCTTCCTCAGCCATGTGGTGGCCGCGCTGGGCAGCGACAGCACCAACACCCGCACGGAGGCCGCCATGGCGCTGGCCGAGCTCTGCAACGTCGGCAGCGGCAAGTCGAgggaggaggtcggggaggcgATGCCGAGGCTGGTGTGGATGCTGGAGGCGAAGGCCGTGGCCGAGAGGGACGCGGCCGCGAGGGCGCTGGCCACGCTGGTCGCCGCGAGCGGCAGCTACCGGGCGCTGTTCCGGAAGGAGGAGATGGGCATCGTGAAGGTGGTCCGGCTGCTGGACCCGGCCGTTCGGGGCGGCGACAAGCGGTTCCCCGTGGCGGTGCTGCTGGGCGTGTCGCAGTCCCGGCGGTGCCGGAAGCAGATGGTGGCCGCCGGCGCGTGCGGGTTCGTGCAGGCGCTGCTGGCCGCCGAggtggacggcgccaagaagctcTCCGAGTGCCTCGGCAGGGGCAGGATGCTGGGCGTGTTCCCCCGGACATGACATGACGGCGATCCATCCGACCTGCGACTTGGATCATCCATCTTGCCTTGTACAGCATGTGCCACGGATTCAGCTCAGTCCAGGCATGCTTTTCCTCTGTAGGAATCTCTGTATATTGCTGTTTTTCATACGAGTGGTAGCGTAGATTTAGATGACGATGATGAGTGTTTTCCTTTAGTCAGTGTGCGTGAACCCAATAAGAAGACGGGAAAGATTGTAATTAATCTCTGATGTGAAGAAATCAATCTGCATCCACAGTCGAACCAATCGTGTCTGTCTGACGAACAAAAGATGTTGAGAATATGGCCTGCTTCGGCTCACTGTTATTGTCTGTCTAGGTGCTACCGCATCAAACTGAAATGTATTAATCCCGGCAACTGCGACGTCTCGAGTTAATTAAGCTCGTCTTGTTGGAGGTCAGTCAGCTCGGCAGTAGGTTGTTTTCCGTGGTTATGAGCTGGTTGCTAGGGAGGCAGCAGGCACTTTCTCTGAAAGGAAATGCCACAGGTTGGCAACGATTTCCAAAGAGGGGAATACCCACTCTCTCCCTCAGGGCTCAGGCTACTCTTTCCAGATTGTTCTTCCTTTTTTGGTGTGCAAAGTCGCATTCATGAACCGGCATAAATGGCGTGGGCATCGCATCGCGGCGTCAGATTCAGATTTGGGTGGGTGTAGCATTGCATCTGAAGAACCCTCCATGCATTTTCTTTCTCTTGCAACGACTAACCATGCAAGGATCTGCATTGTTATCCGTAACCCTGGTCGACCTCCGTGCTGGTCAACTGTTGGTAATCATGTACTCAAGGGTGCATGATGCGCAGTCAGTCACGTGGCCACTGACGGACCTGCAGGTACAAATGTACTActtccttcgtcccataatataagaatgtttttgacacgagTATAGTACAGtgttaaaaatgttcttatattttaagacagagggagtagaatgacAGAGGGCGGGAACAGCAGCATGGCGTGGCATGTTCTCCCTGACCTGGCGTGCAGAATGATGCCCTGAACCTTCCCTGAGATGAGATCTCTGTAGATTAGTCCATCATGTGACCCCCCTCATGCTATTGCTTGCCCATCCACATGGCCAATCAAACGATCAATCAGTCGATGCCGAGGTATCTATCACCCCCTTTCTCCATCACGGCGCGGATCGTCCctgattagagcatctccagccattcgGTGCCCCTGAGACTGAAATAGCGCTTTCTGAGGGCTAGCCGGCGCTTTTTTCGCCACGGAGGCGGTCGGGTTCCCAACTGCCGCTCCAAGCTGACCCAGATGGCGCTTTTTGAAAACCAAACTTCGTACAAAATGATACAAATTTGAAAGAAATTCAGGCATTTTCATTGATATGTGTACAAACTTAAAACATAACTTAAAAATAAACTAAAAACTCTGagccttctacatgccgaggagcctgtaGAAGTTGGTatagtcgccgccgtcgtcgtcttgCACGTCGCCGCCGTCCTTGCTGCAGCCCTGCCCTAGGTCACCGTGACGGACGGGGTTGGACGGCCCGGGCGTCTCCTCGTCACTATCGTCGAGGATGACGACGCCGAGCGGCGATATCCTCGAGGGCACGCCGCCTTCACCACGCCGCCCGtaaatcaatggaaggctgactggCGGCGGCAACCTTCATATTGATTCCCGCAGGAAACCGAGGCGACGAGAACGACAAAGATTCTAGGCATCGCACagtcgctgactcggcgggtccACCACGTTTCGCGCCAAATTCATTTTGCCCGGCGCCCCCTTTGCGCCCCAAGTGCGTCGGTTCTGCCTGGGTCCGCAATCAAACCTGCAGCAAATAAAAATTGCATACAGTATTCGGGGAGGTGCCGCCATTGTGCATCACTTCCGTGCAATCTGCTCCAACCATAATTCTTTCTGCTGCAACCAACGGTTACCTGCCTGCCAGAATATGCCTTTGCAGCTGCAGCCGTTCAAAGACAATCTTGCTCCAACCATACAGTATTCGGGGATGTTTTCAGCATCAGATACTGGCTATGCCTTTGCAGCTGCAGCCGTTCAAAGACTAGAGCACCAGCGAAGCGCGAATATACAGAGCTACACATCGATCTCGCTGAATTTAGATGAAGATGGTGAGTGTTTTTAGTCAGTGTGCGTAAAACCAATAAGGACACGGAAAAGATTGTAGTTAATCTCTGACGTGAAGAAATCAATCTTCATTCACCGTCGAACCGGTCGTTTTGCGTCTGCCTGACGAACAAAAGATGTTCAGAGTATAGCCTGCTACTGATTACGGTCATTGTCTAGGTCCTATCGCATCAAGCCATCAAATGAAATGTATTAAAGCCGGCAACTGCGACATTACATATCAATATATGGATCCTATATAATGATTGTGGCTAAGATCATCTTGTTGGAGGTCAGTCAGGTCGGCACTGGATTGGGTGTTTTCCGTAGTTATGGTCTGCTGATTTCAGGGGAGGCAGGCTTGCAGGGGGCACTTTCTCTGAAAGGAAAGGTTACAGGTTGGCAATAATAATTCTCAAAGAGAGGAATAGTACCCACTCCCTCCCTCATGTTACCCTTACCTTTTCTGATTGTTCTTCCTCTTTTGTTGTATTGTATAACAAACAAAAACAGTTTGGCGCCGCATTCATGAACCGAAATAGATGGCTTGGGCATCGCATCGCCGTGTCAGATTCAGATTTGGGTGCAGCATCTGACGAACCCTGCATGCATTTTTCTTTGGTAGCGGGTTTTAACCATGCATGAGTAATGCTGTTGGTAATCACACAATATTGCTtctagtaagagcatctccaacagacgcgcTAAACAGGTGCCGCACCGTAAATATATCcactttagcgcgcgcgcaacccgGCGGCTGGCTCTAGCGGGCGCGCAATAACCGCGCGCGTGGTATAACCAGTTGGGCGCGCGGCAGAAAGCGATACCTTGCGCGGTGTATTTGCGGCGCCCGCttccgcgcgcggcacactcgacgCTCGCGTTGCGCTCTTCTTCTCCCCCTCCAAAGCCctgcgcgcgccggcgccggcgacccgcacccatggacgcacgcgccggcaccccgctcaccccGTCCTATAGCCGcgaccccccctcccccctgcCGCCGCCACAAACCCTAGCCCGGGTGGCGTTGGCCTTGcctccgccggagctcctccgaccAGCGGCCTCGCGCGCGACCTCTTCATGCCGTCGCGGATGACCTCGGCGGCAGGTGGCGTCGTGCCGGCGCCGGCtcgagccgccgccccctcctcctcaaagctccccaatgcggcacgaccaaagaagggcaagacatcggcgaagaaaaacaaggcggcggacagctccggcacctccaaggcgaggaggaagaagcttgCGGGGCGTGCGACGGGCGCGGCGGCTGCCGAAGCGCCGGcaagctcactcgttgagccggcggccggcgcgcacaacatgttcgacgaaatgcctCCATGGTGAAAAAATTCTAACTtttcattttttattattttttgaatgcattcgtcacatatagatagcttatttgcattatGCAAAAAAATTGTAGTCTcaatgatgatgcatacatgtcaacgatgggtgttggctccaacaatttgcattggtctcaaaccaatgacatgcattttgaagaccatgagttcgaggtggacgaggagggtgagggcattgtcgacgcaccgaaaggaagagcgggcaattacaccaacgccgatgacatcttactatgcaatacttggttgcaagtgtcgagggatccatccgttggaggtgatcaaagtagagatgcttattggaaccggatgaaggaacactttgatgctcgcaacgtgagtggaattgaccgctccaaCCGATCACTTAGGTCCCggtggtcgacaatcaactcggattgtcaaaggtgggcggcctgtcaaaaggcggttgacaagttgaacccaagtggcacaaatgaggacgATAGAGTAAGTGCCATTTCATCTTACATGTTGGTGCTAACTTGCTTTGTTTTGCTTGGTGTTGGTGCTAACTTGCTTTGTTTTCATGTAGTACAACATTGcgcaaaacttgttcaaagaagaggagaggaaaaccaagaaggggaagatcaagaaaggaagggtaTTTActttgcctcattgctatgaagtgttgaaggatgatgagaaatggaagaagcgtgaagatttggatgatttgcatttgagcGACAAACGGAAGCGAACAATTaagttggatgatgatgatgatgaggatgatgcatcaagtgatgacgacaagagaagccccacacccaactcggtttcatactcgaagccaaagcggccggatgggtgcaagaaagacaaaaccgaaaagaagaagaggaaaggagatgatgagctcaaaaatgctatggaagctattgtgaaggcaagaaaagaagccaacgaggtgaggaaaatggcaaggaccCAAGATGCCGCGgacgaggagaggaggttggcggccgaggagaggagggtggcggccgaggagaggaaggtggctttggaggagagggaggtgagcaatgaggagcgaactaggttgttggaatgggagaagcacttgttcttcttggacacaacTAACCTCAATGCGGCATAAaaggagtatgtcaatcttgcccaagaagaagtcttgatccaaaaaagagccatggttCGTGCAATGGGTGGCGATGGCCTCGgcgcaatgggtggcggtggcctcggcgccatgggtggcatgggtggcttcggaggtaCCGTGGGCGGTTTAGGTGCAATGGGAGGCATGCCTGGCTTTGGAGCACCCCCCGACGCTATGGCCatcatgggaggcatgagttttgcttttctcatgggaggcatgggtgcacctccggccgccatgggcggaatgtctttcgatgtgcctcctcgcacacattcccatgaagatgctgttgaagatcttgccaacaccgtcggagtttcacgtgatgcggtgcgcgatgaggagagggaggaagattcatcttcggaggcggaagaatcgtcttccgaaaatgaggacgaggacgaggacgaagacgaggacgaggaatgatgtgtctttcatttgtgtattgaacttgatttgcattttaaacttggttggatgaacttgtggacatgattttaaacttgtgggcatgaacttcatCAACTTATTTGTGTGAAAtttttattgtgttggaaaatgtttatcattttgtgTTGCAAATGCCatatgcaatgcaccggcgagtcgcgcgcgctgtatttttgcgcgGCTGCTGGAGTCAGCGTTGCGCGCCGCGTCAAATCAGACGATGCGCTTGTGGCATATCTGTTTTTTACGCGCGACGCGACCGGCACCTGTTGGAGATGCTTTAAGCTGCATGCATGATGCGCAGTCGGGCAGTCAGTCACATGGGCACTATCGCGATGGACCTGATATATGGAATGGTCGGAGGATGATCCACAGTGCGAAGCAGCGGAAAAGAGCAGCAGCATGGCATGTTCTCCCTGATATTGGTGCAGAAAATGGTGCGTGAACCTTCCCTGAGATCTCGCCATGGCCTTTCGATCGCATTCTGTCGTATTGTTTTCCTACTAGAACAACGCTCGAAACAGCATGATCAAACCTACAATCCGGAAAGTAAACACTCTTCGTAAAATCGCCGCTGCAGGTTTGACAGAGTCGCCGCTATTCTGCATCACATCAACCATGTCGTCCGTCCGTGCAATCCGCTCCAACCATAATCCTTTGTGTTGCAACCAACGTTACCCGCCGGTGCCGGAATAAGTAAGGCCATCACGAGGCACTCCTGCTCACTTGATTAGTTGGGCAGGCAGGCCGAGGCAGGGACGGGAGCGTTCGCCGGCAACGACGACGTAAGCGCTTTCCCTTCCGCATATACGTATTCACGGCCGGTGCTGACCGTCGATGGACTAAAACACCTACTACTACTGTACTAACTTCGTTGTCCGTGTGATGTCATGAGTTGGATTGTGCGAATATGATCATTGAGGTAGTTTGTCGATCGCGATCTGATCGCTTTGGGGGTCTATTTTTTCTTCTTGCCAACGTATAGTTTCGGTTTTATATGATTTTGCTATTTCTGGGCGTTTTGTGTGTGTGCATTCATTGATATTGACTGTGTGCATCCTAACTACGTAGAGGTTGGATGTGTGCCTGTTGTGTTCGTATCTTCTTGATCCTCCATTTGAGTGAATGAAAACTACCCTCTACtcgttcaaaaaaaaaaactacccTCTATCGAAAAAAGTGGAAGCTAGGGCTGCATGCTTCCCGCTTCTTCTGTAGAGAGATCACGACAGTACGGTAGGCACATAATCCAAAACACAGCGCTGAAGCGCGCAAGCGGTAATACTACGTAGAGTATATTGTACTCCTACTGTACGCTCGTCAGAATAGCAAAAGAAGAATCCACGAAAAAAAAGAGGTCGGCTGCGATGCGATGCGATCGGCACCTACTCTACTGTACTCGCGCGTCGCAAGTTTCAACTCCACATTCGAGAGCTCTTTTACGGTGATTGTGGAGTTACGAAACGTAATTTCATGTAACTCCTCCTTTGATTATTCTCCACCGTTGATTTAAACCTATTAAGTAAAAATATTAAGTTTAATCAACAAGGGTATTATGGTCATGGGTGACTGTTTTTTTAGCATGTCTGCTAATTCCCTTGTCAATCGCCCGCATCTGGCTTAACCCATCTCGCACGAGGACCTGGAGACGGCGGCGCAGGAGCGAGGACCGGGCGACGCCGCCAGCGCGAGGACCTAGAGGCGACGCCGCCGGCGCGAGGTCATGGAGGCGAAGCCCCGTCTTTGGTTGGTCGCTGTGGCCGCTCCCTCACGGCCCCGCCGACACCGGCGCGAGGTCCTGACGACGCTGACCCGAGATGGAGGCCCCGCCTGCGCTCTTCCCCTGCCCCCGTCTCTTCCTTCCGTCCCTCCCTCCCTGCTGTTAGTTCTGCCGGCGGCGGACCAACTGCTCGTTGCAGCaccttcatatatatatatatatatatatatatatatatatatatatatatatatatatatatatatatatatatccagttaGGGTTGAGCAGTGAACACACCTCATTTAGATATTCCAGTACTGAAATTGGTGGGGGACAAACACTGACCTTTGAATTGCCTATTGTTGATTACAAAATGTTGGTAACATAGTTTGATTTGTTGATGGATTAGTCTGTGTGGTCAGACATCTCTCGGAGTCTTGGCTAGGATGGCAGAGAGATGCTACATTTGTGGACTGATTCATGCGTAATTAAGCTACCTGGTGATGAAAAATAGGTGCAACTTGAAGTGATGAGTCGTTAAATATTCCTTGCTATGATAAAGTTTTCAGAACTATGGAAAGTGTGTTATATGCTGCTTAGAGGTTATATAGCTGGAGGCGCCTAACAATTGTAGAAGACAGTCTGCATTGGTTTTGTCTTTTGTGTGTACATCAGTGTGTCATAAATTCATAAACTGTAGTATCAGTCTTCTCAGTGCAAAACTGGGGACTACAATTCTATGGCACTCACATGCTGAGAACTTCAAAGAGTAAATCATGAGTCGTCAGTGAACTTTTGTTCCAAGCTCACTGCGCAGCGCCTACGGCGGACATTCAGATAAATCTCGAGTCGTCAATGAACTTGTTGGTGTGTCATTTTAGTCTAGCAAACCAGATAGTAATTTGACTTTCTATTTCAGATATTGAGATGTGGACCTCCTCCGATGAAGAAAGCCATGGCTGCAAACCTAGATGACCTTGGGTACATCAAGGAGATGCAGTTCCAGTTCTAAGTTTCAACGGTGCAAGCTACCAAAATAATGGTCGCATGGCCATTCTAATTATTTTCAGTTTGACATGAGCTGACTGATACCATTTAGCTCGTCCGGAAAAAAACTCCATAGTCCATGAAGTGTCATTTCTGATGAATGATAGTAAGCCTAATTGAGAGGTTGTGTCACTGTACCGTGCCAGTTATATAATGCATGTTGTTCTGTGTCTAGTGTCACTTGTGTCCGTAATGTTATTATTTGTTGAAAGACAGAAGACAACGGGTAGATTATATCAGCATGCCAGAAATGAGTTGGTATTTGATGAACTGCTCAAGCAGTCAAGCTGTCGAGAAATAAATATACATCGTTTTAGAAAAGACATGGCCTCCAATAAGTAACAATAATCGCCATTTTCCACGGCAATACACTTCAGCTGCATGAGTAAACAGAATGCATTTTGTAAGATTATTATTTTGCCCTATATTCAATCTGGGAACATGTTTCTAGAAGTTTTGCCAAATGGAACaaatagaagcaaaattcaatttcaGGACCATTTTGGCTCAAAATGTGGCCAAGATAAGTTTTCAGAGAAATTCCAAAAACAATATATCTCAAAAATCCACACTATCCTATTCCTTATCTCATTCAGTCTGGGAAATTTCAAGAAGTTTTGCCAAATAGAAAAAGAACTAGAAGTAAAATTCCAAATAAGAAGCATTTTGGctcaaaatttggcaaaaaaatgttTTCAGAAAAATCTCAAATATCCACATTACCCTTTTATTCAATCTAGGAAAGTATTAGTAGTGTGACCGGCCCGATACAGGTCTTAATAGTCTGGGCCCGCTACTATCTATATTAGTCGTACAGACCCACAAATACCGATCTTTAGTCATACGGGCCCACAAGTATCAATCTCAGTCATCCGGACCCATAAGTACTATTTTTACTCGTTCGGGTTGATCTTACACGCTAAGGCTCAATACTTCAATCTTAGTCATCCAGACCCACAACTAATGGTCTTAGTCGTTCGGAAACACAAATATCAGTC
It encodes:
- the LOC119303802 gene encoding U-box domain-containing protein 11-like codes for the protein MQPPPEPTGDALAECFRLLDELPAAAALSPAFRRHWPSISASVSSLSSSLSQPAFPSSAPLLAPLASALSALMSVCSGPPLGHLHTVSLLSSSAASLSQLAADARLLVSPAEGDGSESDGLLSRLRLGSSVSRAAALDSLAESVRSSQPGSCSATAVSAVAAMLDSGDLLPATRDKAVSVLAAFASSEATCRFLAKESGTVVPHLCRALESGGASTEQACVALEPLTASSRDAAATVSARGGVGALLVACASGTPASQAAAAGVLRNIAAFPDLLPAFRDEGAIPLLVQLVSLGTPRAQEHALGCLRNLTASDGDEGQSLKVEAFHAGALGCVKDFLDSCRGDEPGLAPAFGLLRNMASFRVIAEIAVSATFLSHVVAALGSDSTNTRTEAAMALAELCNVGSGKSREEVGEAMPRLVWMLEAKAVAERDAAARALATLVAASGSYRALFRKEEMGIVKVVRLLDPAVRGGDKRFPVAVLLGVSQSRRCRKQMVAAGACGFVQALLAAEVDGAKKLSECLGRGRMLGVFPRT